A region from the Drosophila ananassae strain 14024-0371.13 chromosome 2L, ASM1763931v2, whole genome shotgun sequence genome encodes:
- the LOC6500251 gene encoding exosome complex component RRP46, giving the protein MNLPVKVAVAKDQLRRMHCEFNPLSRCDGSVMYSQGASVVISAVLGPVEVKSQNLSIDGSYLECNYRPKAGLPQVKERLREAAIKDILDLTVLSEAYPRSKMSIQVQELEDRGSMDACAVNSACLAMLIGGLPLKCSFAAVHCIIDEQGDYVLDPDHSETAHQRASFTFAFDSMEGNLLLIQTKGAFKIEQFNDIECLCRSASQEIFKFYRSQIAKFHGASQDIKANHESMETI; this is encoded by the exons ATGAATCTACCCGTCAAAGTGGCGGTCGCTAAGGACCAGCTGCGTCGAATGCACTGCGAATTTAATCCTCTGTCGCGGTGCGACGGTTCTGTGATGTACAGCCAGG GAGCCTCAGTGGTTATATCCGCTGTTTTGGGCCCCGTCGAAGTAAAATCGCAGAACCTGAGCATTGACGGCAGCTATTTGGAGTGCAATTATAGGCCCAAAGCTGGCCTACCCCAAGTAAAGGAACGCCTCCGCGAGGCGGCCATAAAGGATATTTTGGATTTGACTGTGCTGTCGGAAGCGTATCCACGGTCCAAGATGTCGATACAGGTGCAGGAGCTTGAGGATCGTGGAAGC ATGGATGCTTGCGCTGTGAATTCGGCCTGTCTGGCCATGCTTATTGGAGGCTTGCCCCTCAAGTGCAGCTTTGCCGCTGTGCACTGCATTATAGACGAGCAGGGAGATTACGTCCTGGACCCGGATCATAGTGAAACTGCCCACCAGCGTGCTAGTTTCACTTTCGCTTTTGATTCCATGGAGGGCAACTTGTTGTTGATTCAGACCAAAGGGGCTTTCAAAATTGAACAGTTTAACGATATTGAATGCCTTTGCCGATCGGCTAGCCAAGAAATCTTTAAGTTCTACCGGAGTCAAATAGCCAAATTTCATGGTGCAAGTCAAGACATTAAAGCGAACCATGAAAGTATGGAGACTATTTGA
- the LOC6500307 gene encoding cytoplasmic aconitate hydratase isoform X1: MSGANPFAQFEKSFSQAGQTYKYFDLASIDGKYDQLPYSIRVLLESAVRNCDNFHILEKDVQSILGWSPALKQGSNDVEVSFKPARVILQDFTGVPAVVDFAAMRDAVVELGGDPEKINPICPADLVIDHSVQVDFARAPDALSKNQTLEFERNKERFTFLKWGAKAFNNMLIVPPGSGIVHQVNLEYLARVVFENDTTDGSKILYPDSVVGTDSHTTMINGLGVLGWGVGGIEAEAVMLGQSISMLLPEVIGYKLVGKLSPLVTSTDLVLTITKHLRQLGVVGKFVEFYGPGVAELSIADRATISNMCPEYGATVGYFPIDENTLGYMKQTNRSEKKIDIIRQYLKATRQLRDYAIESQDPQFTQSITLDLATVVTSVSGPKRPHDRVSVSDMPQDFKSCLSSPVGFKGFAIAPEAQAAFGEFQWDDGKTYKLGHGSVVIAAITSCTNTSNPSVMLGAGLLAKKAVEKGLNILPYIKTSLSPGSGVVTYYLKESGVIPYLEKLGFDIVGYGCMTCIGNSGPLDENVVNTIEKNGLVCAGVLSGNRNFEGRIHPNTRANYLASPLLVIAYAIAGRVDIDFEKEPLGVDAQGNKVFLQDIWPTRSEIQEVENKHVIPAMFQEVYSKIEQGSQDWQTLQVPEGKIFSWSADSTYIKRPPFFEGMTSDLPKQQSIQKARCLLFLGDSVTTDHISPAGSIARTSPAARFLSERNITPRDFNSYGSRRGNDAIMSRGTFANIRLVNKLVPKTGPRTLHIPSQEELDIFDAAERYREEGTPLVLVVGKDYGSGSSRDWAAKGPFLLGVKAVIAESYERIHRSNLVGMGIIPLQFLPGQSAETLNLNGREIYNIALPESGLKPGQKIQVEVTREYLAIGRDIIPLISFQADGAVFETILRFDTEVDITYYKNGGILNYMIRKMLS; this comes from the exons ATGTCAG GCGCCAATCCCTTTGCCCAGTTCGAGAAGTCGTTCTCGCAGGCCGGCCAGACGTACAAGTACTTTGACCTCGCCTCCATCGACGGAAAGTATG ACCAGCTTCCCTACTCCATCCGAGTGCTATTGGAATCGGCGGTGCGCAACTGCGACAACTTCCACATCCTGGAGAAGGATGTGCAGAGCATCCTGGGCTGGTCACCCGCCCTCAAGCAGGGATCCAACGATGTGGAGGTCTCCTTCAAGCCAGCCCGAGTGATCCTGCAG GACTTCACTGGAGTCCCTGCCGTTGTGGACTTCGCTGCTATGCGCGATGCCGTGGTGGAGCTGGGCGGAGACCCGGAGAAAATCAACCCCATCTGCCCCGCCGACCTTGTCATAGATCACTCCGTGCAGGTGGACTTCGCCCGAGCTCCTGACGCTCTGTCTAAGAACCAGACTCTTGAGTTTGAGCGCAACAAGGAGCGCTTCACCTTCCTGAAG TGGGGAGCCaaggccttcaacaacatgcTGATCGTGCCCCCTGGCTCGGGAATCGTCCACCAAGTGAATCTGGAGTACCTGGCCCGCGTAGTCTTCGAAAACGATACCACTGACGGCTCCAAGATCCTGTATCCTGACAGTGTCGTGGGCACGGACTCCCACACCACGATGATCAACGGCCTTGGAGTTTTGGGCTGGGGAGTGGGTGGCATTGAGGCGGAGGCCGTGATGCTGGGACAGTCCATTTCCATGTTGTTGCCCGAGGTGATTGGCTACAAGCTGGTGGGCAAGCTGAGTCCCCTGGTCACATCCACCGACCTGGTGCTGACCATCACCAAGCACCTCCGGCAGCTGGGAGTGGTGGGCAAGTTCGTGGAGTTCTACGGCCCGGGAGTGGCGGAGCTCAGCATTGCCGACAGGGCCACGATCAGCAACATGTGTCCCGAATACGGCGCCACTGTGGGCTACTTCCCCATTGACGAGAACACCTTGGGCTACATGAAGCAGACGA ATCGCTCCGAGAAGAAGATCGACATTATTCGCCAATATCTGAAGGCAACCCGGCAGCTGCGAGACTATGCGATTGAGTCCCAGGACCCCCAGTTCACCCAG AGCATCACCTTGGACCTAGCTACAGTCGTGACATCCGTCTCCGGTCCGAAGCGTCCCCACGATCGTGTTTCTGTCTCCGACATGCCTCAGGACTTCAAGTCCTGCCTTTCCAGTCCA GTCGGCTTCAAGGGCTTTGCCATTGCTCCGGAGGCTCAGGCTGCCTTTGGAGAGTTCCAGTGGGATGACGGCAAGACCTACAAACTGGGTCACGGATCCGTCGTCATTGCCGCCATTACGTCCTGCACAAACACCTCTAATCCGTCGGTGATGCTGGGAGCTGGTCTTCTGGCCAAGAAGGCGGTGGAGAAGGGCCTCAACATCCTTCCCTACATCAAGACATCTCTCTCGCCTGGTTCCGGAGTGGTCACCTACTACCTGAAGGAGTCGGGTGTGATTCCGTACTTGGAGAAGCTTGGTTTCGACATCGTGGGCTACGGCTGCATGACCTGCATCGGCAACTCGGGACCTTTGGACGAGAATGTGGTCAACACCATCGAGAAGAATGGTCTGGTCTGTGCGGGAGTTCTGTCCGGAAACCGTAACTTCGAGGGCCGCATCCACCCGAATACCCGGGCCAACTACTTGGCCAGTCCCCTGCTGGTAATTGCCTACGCCATCGCCGGAAGAGTGGACATTGACTTTGAGAAGGAGCCCCTCGGCGTGGACGCGCAAGGTAACAAGGTCTTCCTGCAGGACATCTGGCCCACGCGGTCTGAAATTCAGGAGGTGGAGAACAAGCATGTGATCCCCGCCATGTTCCAGGAGGTCTACA GCAAGATCGAGCAGGGCTCCCAGGATTGGCAGACGTTGCAGGTGCCAGAGGGCAAGATCTTCTCCTGGAGCGCCGACTCTACCTACATCAAGCGCCCCCCGTTCTTTGAAGGCATGACCAGCGATCTGCCCAAGCAGCAGAGCATCCAGAAGGCGCGCTGTCTGCTTTTCCTGGGCGATTCCGTGACTACGGATCATATCTCCCCTGCGGGATCTATTGCCAGGACATCGCCAGCGGCTCGTTTCCTCTCCGAGAGGAACATTACTCCGCGAGACTTCAACTCGTACGGATCTAGGCGTGGAAATGATGCCATCATGTCCCGCGGAACCTTTGCCAACATCCGTTTGGTCAACAAGCTGGTCCCGAAGACAGGCCCCCGGACTCTGCACATCCCCAGCCAGGAGGAGCTAGACATCTTCGATGCGGCCGAAAGGTATCGGGAGGAGGGCACTCCCCTGGTCCTGGTGGTGGGCAAGGACTACGGCAGTGGCAGTTCCAGGGACTGGGCCGCCAAGGGTCCATTCCTGCTCGGCGTTAAAGCGGTCATTGCGGAGTCGTACGAGCGCATCCATCGCTCCAACCTGGTGGGCATGGGCATCATTCCCCTGCAATTCCTGCCAGGACAGAGCGCTGAGACCTTGAACCTGAACGGACGGGAGATCTACAACATAGCCTTGCCGGAGAGCGGCCTGAAGCCGGGCCAGAAGATCCAAGTGGAGGTAACACGCGAGTATTTGGCCATTGGAAGGGATATTATACCTCTTATCTCTTTTCAGGCTGATGGAGCTGTCTTTGAGACCATTCTGCGCTTCGACACTGAGGTGGACATTACTTACTACAAGAACGGCGGCATCCTTAACTACATGATCCGCAAGATGCTGTCTTAG
- the LOC6500307 gene encoding cytoplasmic aconitate hydratase isoform X2 produces MSGANPFAQFEKSFSQAGQTYKYFDLASIDGKYDQLPYSIRVLLESAVRNCDNFHILEKDVQSILGWSPALKQGSNDVEVSFKPARVILQDFTGVPAVVDFAAMRDAVVELGGDPEKINPICPADLVIDHSVQVDFARAPDALSKNQTLEFERNKERFTFLKWGAKAFNNMLIVPPGSGIVHQVNLEYLARVVFENDTTDGSKILYPDSVVGTDSHTTMINGLGVLGWGVGGIEAEAVMLGQSISMLLPEVIGYKLVGKLSPLVTSTDLVLTITKHLRQLGVVGKFVEFYGPGVAELSIADRATISNMCPEYGATVGYFPIDENTLGYMKQTNRSEKKIDIIRQYLKATRQLRDYAIESQDPQFTQSITLDLATVVTSVSGPKRPHDRVSVSDMPQDFKSCLSSPVGFKGFAIAPEAQAAFGEFQWDDGKTYKLGHGSVVIAAITSCTNTSNPSVMLGAGLLAKKAVEKGLNILPYIKTSLSPGSGVVTYYLKESGVIPYLEKLGFDIVGYGCMTCIGNSGPLDENVVNTIEKNGLVCAGVLSGNRNFEGRIHPNTRANYLASPLLVIAYAIAGRVDIDFEKEPLGVDAQGNKVFLQDIWPTRSEIQEVENKHVIPAMFQEVYSKIEQGSQDWQTLQVPEGKIFSWSADSTYIKRPPFFEGMTSDLPKQQSIQKARCLLFLGDSVTTDHISPAGSIARTSPAARFLSERNITPRDFNSYGSRRGNDAIMSRGTFANIRLVNKLVPKTGPRTLHIPSQEELDIFDAAERYREEGTPLVLVVGKDYGSGSSRDWAAKGPFLLGVKAVIAESYERIHRSNLVGMGIIPLQFLPGQSAETLNLNGREIYNIALPESGLKPGQKIQVEADGAVFETILRFDTEVDITYYKNGGILNYMIRKMLS; encoded by the exons ATGTCAG GCGCCAATCCCTTTGCCCAGTTCGAGAAGTCGTTCTCGCAGGCCGGCCAGACGTACAAGTACTTTGACCTCGCCTCCATCGACGGAAAGTATG ACCAGCTTCCCTACTCCATCCGAGTGCTATTGGAATCGGCGGTGCGCAACTGCGACAACTTCCACATCCTGGAGAAGGATGTGCAGAGCATCCTGGGCTGGTCACCCGCCCTCAAGCAGGGATCCAACGATGTGGAGGTCTCCTTCAAGCCAGCCCGAGTGATCCTGCAG GACTTCACTGGAGTCCCTGCCGTTGTGGACTTCGCTGCTATGCGCGATGCCGTGGTGGAGCTGGGCGGAGACCCGGAGAAAATCAACCCCATCTGCCCCGCCGACCTTGTCATAGATCACTCCGTGCAGGTGGACTTCGCCCGAGCTCCTGACGCTCTGTCTAAGAACCAGACTCTTGAGTTTGAGCGCAACAAGGAGCGCTTCACCTTCCTGAAG TGGGGAGCCaaggccttcaacaacatgcTGATCGTGCCCCCTGGCTCGGGAATCGTCCACCAAGTGAATCTGGAGTACCTGGCCCGCGTAGTCTTCGAAAACGATACCACTGACGGCTCCAAGATCCTGTATCCTGACAGTGTCGTGGGCACGGACTCCCACACCACGATGATCAACGGCCTTGGAGTTTTGGGCTGGGGAGTGGGTGGCATTGAGGCGGAGGCCGTGATGCTGGGACAGTCCATTTCCATGTTGTTGCCCGAGGTGATTGGCTACAAGCTGGTGGGCAAGCTGAGTCCCCTGGTCACATCCACCGACCTGGTGCTGACCATCACCAAGCACCTCCGGCAGCTGGGAGTGGTGGGCAAGTTCGTGGAGTTCTACGGCCCGGGAGTGGCGGAGCTCAGCATTGCCGACAGGGCCACGATCAGCAACATGTGTCCCGAATACGGCGCCACTGTGGGCTACTTCCCCATTGACGAGAACACCTTGGGCTACATGAAGCAGACGA ATCGCTCCGAGAAGAAGATCGACATTATTCGCCAATATCTGAAGGCAACCCGGCAGCTGCGAGACTATGCGATTGAGTCCCAGGACCCCCAGTTCACCCAG AGCATCACCTTGGACCTAGCTACAGTCGTGACATCCGTCTCCGGTCCGAAGCGTCCCCACGATCGTGTTTCTGTCTCCGACATGCCTCAGGACTTCAAGTCCTGCCTTTCCAGTCCA GTCGGCTTCAAGGGCTTTGCCATTGCTCCGGAGGCTCAGGCTGCCTTTGGAGAGTTCCAGTGGGATGACGGCAAGACCTACAAACTGGGTCACGGATCCGTCGTCATTGCCGCCATTACGTCCTGCACAAACACCTCTAATCCGTCGGTGATGCTGGGAGCTGGTCTTCTGGCCAAGAAGGCGGTGGAGAAGGGCCTCAACATCCTTCCCTACATCAAGACATCTCTCTCGCCTGGTTCCGGAGTGGTCACCTACTACCTGAAGGAGTCGGGTGTGATTCCGTACTTGGAGAAGCTTGGTTTCGACATCGTGGGCTACGGCTGCATGACCTGCATCGGCAACTCGGGACCTTTGGACGAGAATGTGGTCAACACCATCGAGAAGAATGGTCTGGTCTGTGCGGGAGTTCTGTCCGGAAACCGTAACTTCGAGGGCCGCATCCACCCGAATACCCGGGCCAACTACTTGGCCAGTCCCCTGCTGGTAATTGCCTACGCCATCGCCGGAAGAGTGGACATTGACTTTGAGAAGGAGCCCCTCGGCGTGGACGCGCAAGGTAACAAGGTCTTCCTGCAGGACATCTGGCCCACGCGGTCTGAAATTCAGGAGGTGGAGAACAAGCATGTGATCCCCGCCATGTTCCAGGAGGTCTACA GCAAGATCGAGCAGGGCTCCCAGGATTGGCAGACGTTGCAGGTGCCAGAGGGCAAGATCTTCTCCTGGAGCGCCGACTCTACCTACATCAAGCGCCCCCCGTTCTTTGAAGGCATGACCAGCGATCTGCCCAAGCAGCAGAGCATCCAGAAGGCGCGCTGTCTGCTTTTCCTGGGCGATTCCGTGACTACGGATCATATCTCCCCTGCGGGATCTATTGCCAGGACATCGCCAGCGGCTCGTTTCCTCTCCGAGAGGAACATTACTCCGCGAGACTTCAACTCGTACGGATCTAGGCGTGGAAATGATGCCATCATGTCCCGCGGAACCTTTGCCAACATCCGTTTGGTCAACAAGCTGGTCCCGAAGACAGGCCCCCGGACTCTGCACATCCCCAGCCAGGAGGAGCTAGACATCTTCGATGCGGCCGAAAGGTATCGGGAGGAGGGCACTCCCCTGGTCCTGGTGGTGGGCAAGGACTACGGCAGTGGCAGTTCCAGGGACTGGGCCGCCAAGGGTCCATTCCTGCTCGGCGTTAAAGCGGTCATTGCGGAGTCGTACGAGCGCATCCATCGCTCCAACCTGGTGGGCATGGGCATCATTCCCCTGCAATTCCTGCCAGGACAGAGCGCTGAGACCTTGAACCTGAACGGACGGGAGATCTACAACATAGCCTTGCCGGAGAGCGGCCTGAAGCCGGGCCAGAAGATCCAAGTGGAG GCTGATGGAGCTGTCTTTGAGACCATTCTGCGCTTCGACACTGAGGTGGACATTACTTACTACAAGAACGGCGGCATCCTTAACTACATGATCCGCAAGATGCTGTCTTAG
- the LOC6500306 gene encoding cytoplasmic aconitate hydratase, with product MSLSFSKKLKFQIQSHFIKPLSGQLPFSIRVLLESAVRNCDNFHILEKDVQSILGWSPALKQGSTDVEVSFKPVRVILHDYTGVPAVVDLAAMRDAVVELGGNPESINPVCPSVFVADHSVAVDFARSPDAMAKNQALEFERNKERFTFIKWGAQAFNNLMVVPPGGGIIHQVNLEYLAHVVFEEDAADGSKILYPDFVVGTDSHSTMINGIGVLGWGVGGIEAEAVMLGQSIAMMLPEVIGFKLVGKLGPLVTSTDVVLTITKLLRQLGVVGKFVEFYGPGVAELSIADRATISNMCPEYGATVAFFPVDENTLDYMRQSNRSEKKIDIIREYLKATQQLRNYADESQDPKYTHTISLDLATVVSSVSGPKRPHDHVPVSDMPLDFKSGLSKALGFKGFGIAPEALKATGEVPWTDGKTYKLSHGSVVLAAIPSCTNTSNPSVMLGAGLLAKNAVEKGLNVAPYIKSSLSPGSGVVTCYLKESGVLPYLEKIGFNIVGYGCMSCIGNSGPLDESVVNAIEKNGLVCAGVLSGNRNFEGRIHPSTRANYLASPLLVIAYAIAGRVDIDFEKEPLGVDAQGKKVFLQDIWPTRSEIQEVESKHVIPAMFQEVYSKLELGSKDWQSLKAPEGKIFSWDAESTYIKRPPYFEGMTRDLPKQQSIKQARCLAFLGDFVTTDHISPAGTIARTSPAARFLAERNITPKYFNSYGSRRGNDAVMARGAFSNIRLGNKLTSKPGPRTLHIPSLEEMDVFDAAQRYREEGTPLILVVGKDYGSGSSRDWAAKGPYMLGVKAVIAESYERIHRSNLVGMGIIPLQFLPGQSAETLKLNGRESYHITLPESGLKPCQKIQVKADETEFETILRFDTEVDITYYKNGGILNYMIRKMIS from the exons ATGTCCCTGTCGTTCTCTAAAAAGTTgaaatttcaaattcaaaGTCATTTTATTAAACCACTTTCAGGTCAGCTGCCCTTCTCCATTCGAGTCCTCTTGGAATCGGCAGTGCGCAACTGCGACAACTTCCACATCCTGGAGAAGGATGTCCAGAGCATCCTGGGCTGGTCTCCAGCCCTCAAACAGGGCTCTACCGATGTCGAGGTCTCCTTCAAGCCAGTTCGAGTGATTTTGCAT GACTACACAGGAGTTCCAGCCGTGGTGGACTTGGCAGCCATGCGGGATGCCGTGGTGGAACTGGGGGGCAACCCTGAGAGCATCAACCCCGTGTGTCCTTCCGTCTTCGTGGCGGACCACTCTGTGGCAGTGGACTTCGCCCGGTCTCCGGATGCAATGGCCAAGAACCAAGCCCTGGAGTTTGAGCGCAACAAGGAGCGTTTTACTTTCATAAAG TGGGGCGCCCAGGCCTTTAATAACCTCATGGTTGTCCCACCTGGTGGGGGAATCATCCACCAAGTGAATCTGGAATACTTGGCGCATGTGGTCTTCGAGGAGGACGCTGCCGACGGTTCCAAGATCCTGTATCCGGACTTCGTCGTCGGCACTGACTCCCACAGCACCATGATCAACGGCATCGGGGTACTGGGATGGGGAGTGGGCGGAATCGAGGCGGAGGCCGTGATGCTGGGACAGTCCATTGCCATGATGTTGCCGGAGGTGATTGGGTTCAAGCTGGTGGGAAAGCTCGGGCCCCTTGTCACCTCCACGGATGTCGTGCTGACCATCACCAAGTTGCTCCGGCAGCTGGGAGTGGTGGGGAAGTTTGTGGAATTCTACGGCCCGGGAGTGGCGGAGCTCAGCATTGCCGACCGAGCCACCATCAGTAACATGTGCCCGGAGTACGGAGCCACTGTGGCGTTCTTCCCCGTCGACGAGAATACCTTGGACTACATGAGGCAGTCAA ATCGCTCGGAGAAGAAAATAGATATTATTCGGGAGTATCTTAAGGCCACCCAGCAGCTGCGGAACTATGCAGACGAGTCCCAAGACCCGAAGTACACCCAT ACCATTTCCTTGGATTTGGCCACTGTTGTGTCCTCCGTATCAGGGCCCAAGCGTCCCCACGACCATGTCCCCGTCTCCGACATGCCGCTAGACTTCAAGTCCGGTCTCTCCAAGGCA CTGGGCTTCAAAGGCTTTGGCATTGCCCCGGAGGCACTGAAAGCTACTGGGGAAGTGCCGTGGACGGATGGAAAAACCTATAAGCTGAGCCATGGCTCCGTAGTCCTCGCCGCCATCCCGTCCTGCACCAACACCTCGAATCCCTCGGTTATGCTAGGAGCCGGTCTGTTGGCCAAAAACGCGGTGGAAAAGGGTCTCAACGTTGCGCCTTACATCAAGTCCTCCCTTTCTCCCGGCTCCGGAGTGGTCACCTGCTACCTTAAGGAGTCTGGGGTGCTCCCCTATTTGGAGAAGATCGGCTTCAACATTGTGGGTTATGGTTGCATGAGCTGCATCGGCAACTCTGGACCTTTGGACGAGAGTGTAGTCAACGCCATTGAGAAGAACGGTCTGGTCTGTGCGGGAGTGTTGTCAGGCAACAGGAACTTTGAAGGTCGCATCCATCCCAGCACCCGGGCCAACTACTTGGCCAGCCCTCTCCTGGTTATAGCCTACGCCATCGCCGGAAGAGTGGACATTGACTTTGAGAAGGAACCCCTGGGCGTGGATGCCCAAGGAAAGAAGGTCTTCCTGCAGGACATCTGGCCCACGCGGTCTGAAATTCAGGAGGTAGAGAGCAAGCATGTTATCCCGGCCATGTTCCAGGAGGTCTACA GCAAGCTGGAACTGGGCTCCAAGGACTGGCAGTCGCTGAAGGCGCCTGAAGGCAAGATATTCTCATGGGACGCCGAGTCCACCTACATCAAGCGACCCCCTTATTTCGAGGGCATGACCCGCGATCTGCCAAAGCAGCAGAGCATCAAGCAGGCTCGCTGTTTGGCCTTCCTGGGAGACTTCGTGACCACGGACCACATCTCTCCAGCAGGAACCATTGCCAGAACATCGCCGGCAGCCCGATTCCTCGCAGAGAGGAATATCACCCCGAAGTATTTCAACTCGTACGGATCGAGACGCGGCAATGATGCCGTCATGGCGCGTGGAGCGTTTAGCAACATTCGTTTGGGCAACAAGCTGACGTCGAAGCCAGGTCCTCGGACTCTTCACATACCCAGCCTGGAGGAAATGGACGTCTTCGATGCTGCCCAGAGGTATCGGGAGGAGGGTACACCGCTAATCCTGGTGGTGGGTAAGGACTATGGCAGTGGCAGTTCCAGGGACTGGGCCGCAAAGGGCCCCTATATGCTGGGAGTAAAGGCGGTCATCGCGGAGTCGTACGAGCGCATCCACCGCTCGAACCTGGTGGGCATGGGCATTATTCCCCTGCAATTCCTGCCAGGACAGAGCGCCGAGACGTTGAAACTGAATGGACGCGAATCCTACCACATTACTCTGCCGGAGAGTGGCCTGAAACCGTGCCAGAAGATCCAAGTGAAG gCTGATGAAACCGAATTTGAAACCATTCTGCGCTTTGATACCGAGGTGGACATCACATACTACAAAAATGGCGGCATTCTGAACTACATGATCCGGAAGATGATCTCTTAG
- the LOC6500305 gene encoding CDK5RAP1-like protein, whose translation MKRGCRALLRQVRQCSTSTSLQQTQPAPPQAGRNGDRTDSRPRASTFMQRIQQGPGLQDFFAAKPVSRFKPEEGELVDTSVPYLKPIDFHGQGRKVHFEVFGCQMNTNDTEVVWSVLRENGYARCQDPEDADIIMLVTCAVRDGAEQRIWNRLKHLRAMKSKRSPRRHPLQLSVLGCMAERLKEKLLEKEQCVDVIAGPDSYKDLPRLLAISRHYGNSAINVLLSLDETYADVMPVRLNSESPTAYVSIMRGCDNMCTYCIVPFTRGRERSRPLESILTEVRALQEQGVKEVTLLGQNVNSYRDGGTSQEKDPNSVPVPGFKTVYKPKSGGITFSRLLRSVAEAVPEMRIRFTSPHPKDFSDDVLRVIRDYPNVCKQLHLPAQSGNTKVLERMRRGYSREAYLHLVDRIRLFLPNVGLSSDFICGFCGETEEEFQDTVSLIQQVQYNVAYLFAYSMREKTTAHRRFKDDVPLLVKNERLKRMVEVFRAGATELHKKMEGHEQLILIEGKSKRSASHWFGRNDANIKVIVPAGKPLGSDQPIQIGDFVVAHIEESNSQVLKGKPLAITSISNYANSSK comes from the coding sequence ATGAAAAGAGGCTGCCGGGCGCTGCTGCGCCAAGTGAGGCAGTGCTCCACTTCGACATCCTTGCAACAAACGCAGCCAGCTCCACCACAGGCTGGCAGGAATGGAGACCGGACTGACAGCAGACCACGTGCCAGCACATTTATGCAAAGGATTCAACAGGGGCCCGGGTTGCAGGATTTCTTTGCTGCCAAACCAGTTTCGAGGTTCAAGCCAGAGGAGGGCGAGCTCGTGGACACCAGTGTTCCCTACTTGAAGCCCATTGACTTCCATGGCCAGGGAAGGAAAGTGCACTTCGAAGTCTTCGGCTGCCAAATGAACACCAACGATACGGAAGTCGTGTGGAGTGTGTTGCGGGAAAACGGCTACGCAAGGTGCCAGGACCCGGAGGACGCTGACATCATCATGCTAGTCACCTGCGCGGTGCGGGATGGGGCTGAGCAGAGGATCTGGAACCGACTGAAGCACCTCAGAGCCATGAAGAGCAAACGGAGTCCCCGGAGGCACCCACTCCAGCTTTCGGTGCTCGGCTGCATGGCGGAGCGGTTGAAGGagaagctgctggagaaggagcAGTGCGTCGATGTGATAGCTGGCCCAGACAGCTATAAGGATTTGCCTCGCCTCCTAGCCATTTCCCGACATTACGGCAACTCCGCCATCAATGTGCTGCTCTCGCTGGACGAAACTTACGCTGATGTGATGCCGGTGCGACTGAATTCCGAATCGCCCACCGCATATGTTTCCATCATGCGTGGCTGCGACAACATGTGTACCTACTGCATTGTACCATTCACCCGAGGCCGCGAGCGATCCAGGCCCTTGGAGTCCATACTAACAGAGGTCCGAGCATTGCAGGAGCAAGGCGTGAAGGAGGTAACTCTCCTGGGGCAGAACGTGAACTCCTACAGGGACGGGGGCACCAGCCAGGAAAAAGATCCCAATTCCGTGCCGGTGCCTGGCTTcaaaactgtttacaaaccCAAGTCTGGAGGCATAACTTTTTCCCGTTTGCTACGGAGCGTGGCCGAAGCCGTTCCCGAAATGCGCATCCGCTTCACCTCTCCGCATCCGAAGGACTTCTCAGACGACGTCCTAAGAGTTATCAGGGACTATCCGAACGTGTGTAAGCAGCTGCATTTGCCGGCGCAATCGGGCAACACCAAAGTTCTGGAGAGGATGAGGCGCGGCTACAGTCGAGAAGCGTATCTGCACCTGGTCGACCGCATCCGATTGTTCCTGCCAAATGTCGGTCTATCCAGCGACTTCATATGCGGCTTCTGCGGCGAGACGGAGGAGGAGTTCCAGGACACCGTTTCCCTCATCCAGCAAGTCCAGTACAACGTAGCCTACCTCTTCGCTTACAGTATGCGTGAGAAAACCACCGCCCACAGAAGATTCAAAGACGACGTCCCGTTGTTAGTGAAGAACGAAAGACTCAAACGCATGGTGGAGGTGTTCCGAGCCGGTGCCACAGAACTACACAAAAAAATGGAGGGCCATGAGCAACTCATCCTAATAGAGGGCAAGAGCAAGCGCTCTGCCTCCCATTGGTTCGGACGCAACGATGCCAATATTAAGGTCATTGTCCCCGCAGGCAAGCCCCTCGGGTCAGACCAGCCTATCCAGATTGGCGACTTTGTAGTCGCGCACATTGAGGAGTCGAACTCGCAGGTGCTCAAAGGCAAGCCATTGGCAATTACCAGTATCTCGAACTACGCAAACAGCTCGAAATAG